One genomic window of Paenibacillus xylanilyticus includes the following:
- a CDS encoding response regulator transcription factor codes for MRDNVNILLVEDDPEIARILMDHLRREGYGVTWASSGLESWEDFRTGTYQLVLLDLMLPEMDGFTVCKNIRLISDVPLLMMSARIEEESKVRGLGLGADDYITKPFSLAELTARIESHLSRYRRYQGIKPEATHQAYNDGLSINPLNQQVQVHGEDVVLTGKEWALLTLLASHPGRAFTKAELYEHVWNQPVAGSSGTVTVHVKSLRAKLGDEPHQPRWIQTVWGSGYRFIGDIAE; via the coding sequence ATGAGAGACAACGTGAACATATTGCTGGTGGAGGATGATCCGGAAATTGCCCGCATTTTGATGGACCATCTTCGGCGAGAGGGATATGGGGTGACCTGGGCTTCGAGCGGCCTGGAGAGCTGGGAAGATTTCAGGACGGGGACCTATCAGCTGGTCCTGCTCGATCTGATGCTGCCGGAGATGGACGGGTTCACGGTATGTAAAAATATCCGGCTGATCAGCGACGTTCCGCTGCTCATGATGAGTGCACGCATTGAAGAGGAGAGCAAGGTTAGAGGTCTTGGTCTGGGCGCTGACGATTATATTACCAAGCCGTTCAGCCTGGCGGAGCTTACAGCCCGCATTGAATCCCACCTGAGCAGATATCGCAGATATCAGGGCATCAAGCCGGAAGCGACCCATCAAGCTTACAACGACGGCTTGTCGATCAACCCATTGAATCAACAGGTGCAGGTTCACGGGGAAGATGTCGTACTGACGGGCAAGGAGTGGGCTTTGCTCACGCTGCTCGCTTCTCATCCGGGCCGTGCATTCACCAAAGCGGAGCTGTATGAACATGTGTGGAACCAGCCAGTAGCAGGAAGCTCAGGTACGGTTACCGTCCATGTCAAAAGCCTGCGGGCCAAGCTTGGCGACGAACCACATCAACCACGCTGGATTCAGACCGTGTGGGGCAGCGGATACCGATTTATAGGAGATATAGCAGAATGA
- a CDS encoding phosphotransferase enzyme family protein, which yields MITTDHERFLDSLVADAITHYPLRKPVASFIRHNENLTYHIMDEASGQKYLLRIHKAAYASMTGIQHTRPALEAEMNLLHELNSTTDLRVQHPVRNLSGDWVTVCFLENGEEICCTMLEWIEGRDIQQGEQLTREQIHDLGLQMQTLHHYGRMKDTLDTAAAGPDAKEGWTGQTEVRPSYGSIKENLNMLGQLEEGVRLGIFTLEDFALIRETFANINNQLEAYPTRPETWGVIHGDITRGNLLVTEQGISMIDFCLYGDGYYLFDAAGAALIFNREERDIFLSGYTKQTAPLIEQEIRLMEGFMLIFTFGYYAFQMANESRHEWMKDRMPKLCSKYCRPYVENHSIFYEL from the coding sequence ATGATAACAACAGACCACGAACGATTCCTGGACAGCTTGGTAGCGGATGCGATAACACATTATCCCTTAAGGAAGCCCGTTGCCTCCTTTATCCGTCACAATGAGAACCTGACATATCACATTATGGACGAAGCAAGTGGACAGAAGTATCTGCTGCGTATACATAAAGCTGCTTATGCAAGCATGACCGGTATTCAACATACACGTCCGGCGCTGGAAGCGGAGATGAATCTCCTTCATGAATTAAATTCAACGACTGATCTACGCGTGCAGCACCCTGTTCGTAATCTGTCTGGAGATTGGGTTACCGTCTGCTTCCTGGAAAACGGGGAGGAAATCTGCTGCACCATGCTGGAATGGATTGAAGGCAGGGACATTCAGCAAGGAGAGCAGCTGACAAGAGAGCAGATTCATGACTTGGGGTTACAGATGCAGACACTTCACCACTATGGTCGTATGAAGGATACGCTTGATACAGCCGCCGCCGGACCAGATGCGAAGGAAGGCTGGACAGGCCAGACTGAAGTTCGTCCATCATATGGAAGTATCAAGGAAAATCTGAACATGCTTGGGCAGCTTGAGGAAGGTGTCAGATTGGGCATATTTACACTTGAGGACTTTGCCTTGATACGTGAGACATTTGCGAATATCAACAACCAGCTGGAAGCATATCCTACTCGCCCAGAGACATGGGGAGTGATTCATGGTGACATCACCCGGGGGAATCTGCTGGTGACGGAACAGGGAATCTCCATGATCGACTTTTGCTTATATGGTGATGGCTATTATCTTTTCGATGCTGCAGGTGCAGCCTTGATCTTCAATCGGGAAGAACGGGATATCTTCCTGTCGGGTTATACCAAACAAACAGCTCCGCTTATCGAACAAGAGATCAGGCTGATGGAAGGATTCATGCTGATTTTTACGTTCGGTTACTATGCCTTCCAGATGGCCAACGAGTCCAGACATGAATGGATGAAGGATCGGATGCCGAAGCTCTGCAGCAAATACTGCAGACCCTACGTCGAGAACCACAGTATCTTCTATGAATTATAA
- the pstB gene encoding phosphate ABC transporter ATP-binding protein PstB: MAIPFGTEQLSIYYGHFQAVKQISLAFPEASVTALIGPSGCGKSTFLRSLNRMNDEISGSRTEGHIWMDGKDLNEPGTDVIKLRQKIGMVWQKPNPFHKSIYNNIAFGPRYRGIKGKKALDEIVEKSLRRAALWDEVKDRLNESALSLSGGQQQRLCIARALSVDPQILLLDEPASALDPVSTGKVEELISELKKDLRIVIVTHNMQQAARISDYTAYFYLGSMIEHGDTEHIFTNPDNRLTQEYIMGRFG, translated from the coding sequence ATGGCCATACCTTTTGGTACGGAACAGTTAAGCATATATTATGGGCATTTCCAGGCAGTCAAGCAGATCAGCCTCGCGTTTCCTGAAGCCAGCGTTACCGCGCTGATCGGACCTTCCGGTTGCGGTAAATCCACGTTTTTGCGGTCCCTCAACCGCATGAACGATGAGATTTCCGGTTCCCGCACAGAGGGGCACATCTGGATGGATGGTAAAGACCTGAACGAGCCAGGCACCGACGTGATCAAATTGCGCCAGAAAATCGGCATGGTGTGGCAGAAGCCAAACCCATTTCATAAGTCCATCTATAACAATATCGCGTTTGGCCCCCGCTACCGCGGTATCAAAGGCAAGAAGGCACTGGATGAAATCGTGGAGAAAAGCTTGCGCCGCGCCGCGCTGTGGGATGAAGTAAAGGATCGACTGAATGAGTCCGCACTGTCTCTCTCTGGTGGACAACAACAGCGTCTGTGTATTGCCCGCGCATTGTCTGTTGATCCTCAGATTTTGCTGCTCGATGAGCCGGCATCCGCGCTGGACCCGGTATCAACGGGTAAAGTGGAGGAACTCATTTCCGAGCTTAAGAAGGATCTCCGCATCGTAATCGTAACCCATAATATGCAGCAAGCAGCACGCATCTCGGATTATACAGCGTATTTTTATCTGGGAAGCATGATTGAACACGGGGATACGGAACATATTTTCACCAACCCCGACAACCGTTTGACGCAAGAGTACATTATGGGACGTTTCGGTTAA
- a CDS encoding HAMP domain-containing sensor histidine kinase: MKLKYWLMVAFLIVMLLPVAAGWALFSLYNYYNDQRSVAEYVELTGRLAPIEKRLSDPELYRLQSSDAYASVSELASDQVNVDLYLPSGIRVYTSGGDTWAAGAYTVRGSELYRDLYDMQIRHRTFTLKKPVWEKGELIGIYEITMLRGEWLEGISVRTAWVVGFAGVFFILLYGTVLWLLSRKLFRPMRHLMGRMHAFARGEVPVDSVPARRDEMGMLLEQFDAMQEKVRQTQAEVEKEQKEKELMVASLSHDLKTPLMSISAYAEALSVDAPLEPSERRDYRDVLFGNVERMKHMIGELEMYTALGSSELEMAMVEVEGEEFFDMLLGSYGGLAERGQIEVRTAVRTDRLYRLHPEQLMRLTDNLINNALRHTSQNGLMGLGVIASDQPLPEWVIPTLAQELNEYRTGATLILVQNEGTAIPEEQLDRIFEPYVQHQNQEEKAYAGSSGLGLSIAKRIAIKHGGEMRMWSAEGYGTLAACRLPEL, translated from the coding sequence ATGAAGCTGAAGTACTGGTTGATGGTTGCTTTTCTCATTGTGATGCTGCTTCCTGTCGCTGCAGGTTGGGCACTCTTCTCCCTGTACAACTACTATAACGACCAGCGCTCCGTAGCGGAATATGTAGAATTAACCGGGCGTCTTGCTCCCATTGAAAAGAGGTTGTCCGATCCGGAACTGTACCGTCTGCAATCTTCGGATGCCTATGCGTCAGTCTCTGAACTGGCTAGTGATCAAGTAAACGTTGACCTCTATCTGCCTTCAGGGATCCGGGTGTATACATCCGGCGGAGATACCTGGGCTGCCGGAGCTTATACGGTCAGGGGTTCGGAGCTATATCGTGATCTGTACGACATGCAGATTCGTCATCGCACGTTTACGCTGAAAAAGCCAGTATGGGAAAAGGGTGAACTGATTGGCATTTACGAGATTACCATGCTTCGCGGAGAGTGGCTGGAGGGCATCTCGGTTCGGACAGCCTGGGTCGTTGGGTTCGCTGGTGTTTTCTTTATCCTGTTATATGGCACCGTGCTCTGGCTGCTATCCAGAAAGCTCTTCCGTCCGATGAGACATCTGATGGGCCGAATGCATGCGTTTGCGCGGGGTGAGGTCCCCGTAGATAGCGTGCCTGCACGTCGGGATGAAATGGGCATGCTGCTGGAGCAATTTGATGCGATGCAGGAGAAAGTCAGGCAGACTCAGGCAGAGGTGGAGAAGGAGCAAAAAGAGAAAGAGCTCATGGTCGCTTCGCTGTCTCATGATCTGAAGACACCATTAATGTCCATCAGTGCCTATGCGGAGGCACTCAGTGTGGATGCTCCGCTGGAGCCGTCAGAGAGACGGGACTACCGGGATGTGTTGTTTGGTAATGTGGAACGGATGAAACACATGATTGGTGAACTTGAAATGTATACGGCGCTGGGTTCCAGTGAATTGGAGATGGCCATGGTGGAGGTGGAAGGAGAAGAGTTCTTCGATATGCTGCTTGGAAGTTACGGGGGACTTGCCGAGCGTGGACAGATTGAGGTGAGAACGGCTGTCCGCACGGACCGCCTTTACCGGCTTCATCCCGAACAACTGATGCGTCTGACAGATAATTTGATCAACAATGCACTGCGTCATACAAGCCAGAACGGTTTGATGGGTCTAGGTGTGATTGCTTCAGATCAGCCGCTGCCGGAATGGGTTATTCCAACACTGGCGCAGGAGCTGAATGAGTACAGAACGGGAGCAACATTAATTCTGGTGCAAAATGAAGGGACTGCTATTCCCGAAGAACAGCTGGATCGTATTTTCGAACCCTATGTTCAACATCAGAATCAGGAAGAGAAGGCGTATGCGGGCAGTTCGGGTCTCGGATTAAGCATAGCCAAACGGATTGCGATCAAGCA